The following coding sequences lie in one Populus trichocarpa isolate Nisqually-1 chromosome 14, P.trichocarpa_v4.1, whole genome shotgun sequence genomic window:
- the LOC7462053 gene encoding 50S ribosomal protein L6, chloroplastic, translated as MASSSITSSFQTSNLRSVFLGERNRICVPSVPVTRIGFLRKAIECKESRIGKQPIQVPSNVTIKLEGQDLKVKGPLGELSRTYPREVKLERDEDGIIRVKKALETRRANQMHGLFRTLTDNMVVGVSKGFEKRLQLVGVGYRANVEGKDLVLSLGFSHPVRMAIPATLQVKVEENTRIVVSGFDKCSIGEFAASIRRWRPPEPYKGKGVRYANEIIRLKEGKAGKKK; from the exons ATGGCTTCTTCTTCAATCACCTCTTCTTTTCAGACCAG CAATTTGAGATCTGTATTCTTGGGTGAAAGAAACAGAATTTGTGTACCTAGTGTTCCTGTAACTCGCATTGGTTTTTTGAGAAAGGCTATTGAATGTAAGGAGTCACGGATAGGGAAGCAACCAATTCAAGTTCCATCCAATGTGACAATCAAATTGGAAGGTCAGGATTTGAAAGTAAAGGGTCCATTGGGGGAACTTTCAAGGACTTACCCACGAGAAGTGAAGCTTGAGAGGGACGAGGATGGAATCATTCGGGTGAAAAAGGCACTAGAAACTAGAAGAGCGAACCAAATGCATGGTCTTTTCAG AACACTTACGGACAACATGGTGGTGGGAGTATCTAAGGGTTTCGAGAAGAGACTTCAACTAGTTGGTGTTGGTTATCGTGCAAATGTAGAAGGAAAAGACTTGGTATTAAGTCTGGGGTTCTCTCATCCAGTTAGGATGGCAATCCCTGCTACCCTACAAGTGAAGGTGGAAGAGAACACCAGGATCGTTGTCAGTGGATTTGACAAATGCTCCATTGGTGAGTTTGCTGCTTCAATTAGGAGATGGAGACCCCCTGAACCATATAAAGGTAAGGGTGTGAGGTATGCCAATGAAATTATAAGATTAAAGGAGGGGAAAGCAGGGAAGAAGAAGTGA
- the LOC18105333 gene encoding protein DETOXIFICATION 40, with translation MALSDEEIVLQPLLKLPKTKSNHSSIELESVLSDTEMPYFKRLRRATWIESKLLCRLAAPAVVVYMINYLMSMSTQIFSGQLGNLELAAASLGNTGIQLFAYGLMLGMGSAVETLCGQAFGAHKYGMLGLYLQRSTLLLSLTGILLTIIYIFCKPILVLLGESQEIASAAAVFVYGLIPQIFAYAVNFPIQKFLQAQSIMAPSAYISAITLVIHILLSWLAVYKTGLGLLGASLVLSLSWWIIVLAQFVYIINSEKCKHTWDGFAVQAFSGLWGFFKLSAASAVMLCLETWYFQVLVLISGLLENPELALDSLSICMTISGWVFMISVGFNAAASVRVSNELGGGNPKSAAFSVVVVTTMSLIISVMAALAVMALRDVISYAFTGGETVAKAVSDLCPLLALTLVLNGVQPVLSGVAVGCGWQAFVAYVNVGCYYVVGIPLGSLFGFYFNLGAKGIWSGMIAGIVLQTVILLWVTIRTDWNKEVQEALKRLETWEGKEEPLVE, from the exons ATGGCCCTTTCAGACGAAGAGATTGTCCTTCAACCCTTACTGAAATTACCCAAAACAAAGAGTAATCATTCAAGCATTGAGCTTGAGAGTGTATTATCAGACACCGAGATGCCATACTTTAAACGTCTTCGAAGGGCCACATGGATTGAGTCGAAGCTGCTCTGTCGCCTTGCTGCACCTGCAGTTGTTGTTTATATGATCAACTATCTCATGTCCATGTCCACCCAAATCTTCTCTGGCCAACTTGGTAATCTTGAACTCGCTGCTGCCTCCCTTGGCAACACTGGAATCCAATTATTTGCCTATGGCCTTATG TTAGGAATGGGAAGTGCTGTGGAGACACTATGTGGGCAAGCATTTGGTGCACACAAATACGGAATGCTAGGGTTATATCTACAAAGATCAAcccttctcctctctctcactGGGATCCTACTCACAATCATTTACATCTTTTGCAAACCCATTTTAGTTTTACTTGGGGAATCACAGGAAATCGCATCAGCAGCAGCAGTTTTTGTGTACGGCCTTATTCCACAAATTTTTGCATATGCGGTAAACTTTCCAATACAAAAGTTTTTGCAAGCTCAAAGCATAATGGCCCCTAGTGCATATATATCAGCAATCACTTTGGTAATACATATTCTGTTAAGTTGGCTTGCTGTGTACAAAACTGGGCTAGGCTTGTTGGGTGCATCTCTAGTGTTGAGTTTGTCATGGTGGATTATTGTGCTGGCAcaatttgtttatataattaacagtgAGAAGTGCAAGCATACATGGGATGGTTTTGCTGTGCAAGCCTTCTCTGGGTTGTGGGGGTTTTTTAAGTTATCTGCTGCATCTGCTGTGATGCTGTGCTTGGAGACATGGTACTTCCAAGTTCTTGTTCTCATATCTGGGTTGCTAGAGAACCCTGAGTTGGCTTTGGATTCGCTCTCCATTTG CATGACAATCTCTGGATGGGTGTTTATGATCTCAGTTGGATTCAATGCAGCAGCAAG CGTGAGAGTCAGCAATGAACTGGGAGGTGGAAATCCAAAGTCAGCCGCGTTTTCAGTGGTAGTGGTGACAACAATGTCTTTGATTATCTCAGTGATGGCAGCATTAGCAGTGATGGCATTACGGGATGTCATCAGTTATGCTTTCACCGGCGGCGAAACTGTGGCTAAAGCAGTATCTGATCTCTGTCCACTTCTAGCCCTAACTCTTGTACTAAATGGAGTTCAGCCTGTTTTATCAG gtgTGGCTGTTGGATGCGGTTGGCAAGCTTTTGTTGCCTATGTTAATGTCGGATGCTACTATGTGGTCGGGATCCCATTGGGTTCACTCTTCGGTTTCTACTTCAACTTGGGTGCCAAG GGAATATGGTCAGGAATGATTGCTGGCATAGTATTGCAAACAGTTATTTTGCTATGGGTTACGATTCGGACGGATTGGAATAAAGAG GTTCAAGAGGCTCTGAAAAGGCTGGAAACGTGGGAGGGAAAAGAAGAACCGCTTGTAGAATGA
- the LOC7462054 gene encoding uncharacterized protein LOC7462054, producing MGNCLASSKIVSQNAMFEQRSHKADQMIEKTTRPFVPSTKIERGGKAKMVGFRLNEEAVNVDKDGDLGDETASKGGGAVRIRVVVTREELKQILNFRKNINYSSVEQLVSALRLRERSRPDEGGTASTDGGIMCGSWKPRLGSIPEEH from the coding sequence ATGGGAAACTGCTTGGCGAGCAGCAAGATTGTATCACAAAATGCCATGTTTGAGCAACGAAGTCACAAAGCAGATCAAATGATCGAAAAGACTACAAGACCGTTCGTGCCGTCGACCAAGATAGAGCGAGGTGGCAAGGCGAAGATGGTGGGGTTCAGATTAAATGAAGAGGCGGTTAATGTTGATAAAGATGGCGATCTGGGTGATGAAACGGCATCTAAAGGTGGTGGCGCTGTGAGGATTAGAGTGGTGGTTACAAGAGAAGAGTTAAAGCAAATCTTGAATTTTAGGAAGAACATAAACTACTCTTCTGTGGAGCAATTGGTAAGTGCTCTGAGGTTGAGAGAGAGGAGCAGGCCTGATGAAGGTGGCACGGCCAGTACTGATGGAGGTATCATGTGTGGTAGTTGGAAGCCGCGTTTGGGTAGCATTCCAGAGGAACATTAA
- the LOC7468501 gene encoding aconitate hydratase, cytoplasmic, with protein sequence MYTTSSSSASASASAILRASRARFSPSVSRTSLLSPPKFTPPSLTNNNQLRSLSFSSAVRSLRCSYRRWSHGVDWRSPATLRHQIRAVAPFVERFQRKIATMAPEHPFKGIFTSLPKPGGGEFGKFYSLPALNDPRIDKLPYSIRILLESAIRNCDNFQVTKDDVEKIIDWENTSPKQVEIPFKPARVLLQDFTGVPAVVDLASMRDAMGQLGGDSNKINPLVPVDLVIDHSVQVDVARSENAVQANMELEFKRNKERFAFLKWGSTAFQNMLVVPPGSGIVHQVNLEYLGRVVFNTDGVLYPDSVVGTDSHTTMIDGLGVAGWGVGGIEAEATMLGQPMSMVLPGVVGFKLNGKLRNGVTATDLVLTVTQMLRKHGVVGKFVEFYGDGMGELSLADRATIANMSPEYGATMGFFPVDHVTLQYLKLTGRSDETVARIEAYLRANKMFVDYDEPQAERVYSSYLQLDLADVEPCVSGPKRPHDRVPLREMKADWHSCLSNKVGFKGFAVPKEAQDKVAKFSFHGQPAELKHGSVVIAAITSCTNTSNPSVMLGAALVAKKACELGLKVKPWIKTSLAPGSGVVTKYLQKSGLQKYFNEQGFHIVGYGCTTCIGNSGDLDESVASAISENDILAAAVLSGNRNFEGRVHPLTRANYLASPPLVVAYALAGTVDIDFDKEPIGTGKDGKSVYFKDIWPTTEEVAEVVQSSVLPDMFKSTYEAITKGNPMWNELTVPAATSYAWDPNSTYIHEPPYFKNMTLNPPGAHGVKDAYCLLNFGDSITTDHISPAGSIHRDSPAAKFLLERGVDPKDFNSYGSRRGNDEVMARGTFANIRLVNKLLNGEVGPKTVHIPTGEKLYVFDAAMRYKSAGYDTIVLAGAEYGSGSSRDWAAKGPMLLGVKAVIAKSFERIHRSNLVGMGIIPLCFKDGQDADTLGLTGHERYSIDLPSNIGEIRPGQDVTVTTDNGKSFICTVRFDTEVELAYFNHGGILPYAIRNLMKQ encoded by the exons ATGTATACAACAAGCTCAAGCTCGGCCTCGGCCTCAGCCTCTGCAATTCTTAGAGCTTCTAGGGCTAGGTTTTCTCCTTCAGTCTCTAGAACTtcccttctctctcctcctaAATTTACTCCTCCTTCTTTGACCAATAATAATCAGCTCCGATCTCTTAGCTTCTCTTCCGCTGTTCGATCCCTCCGCTGCTCCTACCGTCGTTGGAGCCACGGTGTAGATTGGCGCTCTCCTGCTACTCTTCGCCACCAGATCAGAGCCGTCGCTCCTTTTGTCGAACGCTTCCAGCGAAAGATCGCTACTATGG CTCCTGAACATCCTTTCAAGGGAATTTTCACCAGCCTCCCCAAGCCAGGAGGCGGCGAGTTTGGAAAATTCTATAGTTTGCCTGCTCTTAATGATCCAAGGATCG ATAAGCTGCCCTATTCTATCAGAATCCTTTTGGAATCTGCTATTCGTAATTGTGACAACTTCCAAGTTACAAAGGATGATGttgaaaaaatcattgattggGAAAACACATCTCCGAAACAAGTTGAAATTCCGTTCAAGCCTGCTCGTGTTCTTTTGCAG GATTTTACTGGAGTACCAGCTGTTGTTGATCTTGCTTCTATGCGTGATGCCATGGGCCAACTCGGCGGTGATTCCAACAAGATCAATCCTTTG GTTCCTGTTGATCTTGTCATTGATCATTCAGTTCAAGTTGACGTGGCAAGATCAGAAAATGCAGTGCAGGCAAACATGGAGCTTGAGTTTAAGAGGAACAAGGAGAGATTTGCTTTTCTTAAATGGGGGTCCACTGCTTTCCAAAATATGCTTGTGGTTCCTCCAGGTTCTGGTATTGTGCATCAG GTGAATCTTGAATATCTTGGACGTGTTGTTTTCAACACTGACGGTGTACTCTACCCTGATAGTGTGGTCGGAACTGATTCTCATACAACCATGATTGATGGTTTAGGAGTTGCTGGCTGGGGAGTTGGAGGTATTGAAGCAGAGGCTACAATGCTTGGCCAG CCCATGAGCATGGTGTTGCCTGGTGTTGTTGGGTTCAAGTTAAATGGAAAGTTACGCAATGGTGTCACAGCTACTGACTTGGTTTTGACAGTGACTCAAATGCTGAGGAAGCATGGTGTTGTCGGAAAATTTGTTGAGTTTTACG GTGATGGAATGGGTGAGCTATCATTAGCGGACAGAGCTACTATTGCTAACATGTCTCCCGAGTATGGTGCAACCATGGGGTTTTTCCCAGTGGATCATGTTACGTTACAATATCTCAAATTGACTGGAAGGAGTGACGAAACT GTGGCGAGGATAGAAGCATATCTCCGTGCAAACAAAATGTTTGTTGACTATGATGAG CCCCAAGCAGAAAGAGTGTACTCATCCTATCTACAGCTTGACCTGGCGGATGTTGAACCCTGTGTTTCTGGACCAAAGAG ACCACATGATCGGGTTCCATTAAGAGAAATGAAGGCTGATTGGCATTCTTGTCTCAGTAACAAAGTTGGATTTAAG GGCTTTGCTGTGCCGAAAGAGGCACAGGACAAAGTGGCAAAGTTCTCATTCCATGGACAGCCAGCAGAGCTGAAGCATGGTAGTGTCGTGATTGCTGCAATCACAAGCTGTACCAATACATCAAATCCCAGTGTCATGCTAGGTGCTGCTCTTGTTGCTAAGAAGGCTTGTGAACTTGGTTTAAAG GTCAAACCATGGATAAAAACAAGTCTTGCCCCAGGCTCTGGTGTTGTTACAAAATATTTACAGAAAAG CGGGCTGCAAAAGTATTTTAATGAGCAGGGTTTCCATATTGTTGGATATGGCTGCACAACATGTATTGGAAATTCTGGGGATTTGGATGAATCTGTTGCTTCTGCTATTTCAGAAAATG ACATTCTTGCAGCTGCTGTGCTTTCTGGTAACCGGAATTTTGAGGGCCGTGTTCACCCCTTGACAAGAGCCAACTATCTTGCTTCACCTCCTTTAGTGGTAGCCTATGCCCTTGCTGGCACG GTTGACATTGACTTTGACAAGGAGCCAATTGGAACGGGGAAGGACGGTAAGAGTGTCTATTTTAAAGATATCTGGCCAACAACAGAGGAAGTTGCAGAG GTCGTTCAATCCAGTGTGTTGCCTGATATGTTCAAAAGTACATATGAGGCTATCACAAAGGGCAATCCCATGTGGAATGAACTAACTGTACCAGCTGCAACTTCCTATGCATGGGACCCGAACTCAACCTATATTCATGAGCCCCCATACTTCAAGAACATGACCCTGAATCCTCCTGGAGCCCATGGGGTGAAAGATGCATACTGTTTGCTTAACTTTGGTGATAGTATCACGACAGATCACATTTCCCCGGCAGGAAGCATCCACAGAGACAGTCCTGCTGCAAAATTCCTCCTTGAGCGCGGGGTGGATCCCAAAGACTTCAACTCTTATGGAAGTCGTCGCGGAAACGATGAAGTGATGGCTAGGGGAACCTTTGCCAATATTCGCCTTGTTAACAAACTTTTGAATGGGGAAGTGGGACCCAAGACTGTCCATATTCCTACAGGCGAGAAACTCTATGTGTTTGATGCAGCAATG AGGTACAAGAGTGCTGGATATGACACCATTGTTTTGGCTGGAGCTGAGTATGGAAGTGGAAGCTCCAGAGATTGGGCTGCCAAGGGTCCCATGTTATTG GGAGTTAAAGCAGTGATTGCCAAGAGTTTTGAGAGAATTCATCGCAGTAATTTAGTGGGAATGGGAATTATTCCACTCTGTTTCAAGGATGGCCAGGATGCAGACACACTAGGATTGACTGGCCATGAGCGCTATTCTATTGACCTTCCAAGTAACATCGGTGAGATAAGACCTGGCCAAGATGTGACTGTCACGACTGACAATGGGAAATCCTTCATATGCACAGTTCGCTTCGACACTGAG GTGGAATTGGCTTATTTCAATCACGGAGGCATTCTTCCATACGCTATTAGGAATTTGATGAAGCAGTGA